From the genome of Callithrix jacchus isolate 240 chromosome 7, calJac240_pri, whole genome shotgun sequence, one region includes:
- the WAC gene encoding WW domain-containing adapter protein with coiled-coil isoform X11 has protein sequence MRDAADPSPPNKMLRRSDSPENKYSDSTGHSKAKNVHTHRVRERDGGTSYSPQENSHNHSALHSSNSHSSNPSNNPSKTSDAPYDSADDWSEHISSSGKKYYYNCRTEVSQWEKPKEWLEREQRQKEANKMAVNSFPKDRDYRREVMQATATSGFASGMEDKHSSDASSLLPQNILSQTSRHNDRDYRLPRAETHSSSTPVQHPIKPVVHPTATPSTVPSSPFTLQSDHQPKKSFDANGASTLSKLPTPTSSVPAQKTERKESTSGDKSISHSCTTPSTSSASGLNPTSAPPTSASAVPVSPVPQSPIPPLLQDPNLLRQLLPALQATLQLNNSNVDISKINEAAVTQASLQSIIHKFLTAGPSAFNITSLISQAAQLSTQAQPSNQSPMSLTSDASSPRSYVSPRISTPQTNTVPIKPLISTPPVSSQPKVSTPVVKQGPVSQSATQQPVSADKQQGHEPVSPRSLQRSSSQRSPSPGPNHTSNSNASNATVVPQNSSARPTCSFTPALAAHFNENLIKHVQGWPADHAEKQASRLREEAHNLGSVHMSEICTELKNLRSLVRVCEIQATLREQRILFLRQQIKELEKLKNQNSFMV, from the exons ggACCAGTTACTCTCCACAAGAAAATTCACACAACCACAGTGCTCTTCATAGTTCAAATTCACATTCTTCTAATCCAAGCAATAACCCAAGCAAAACTTCAGATGCA ccTTATGATTCTGCAGATGACTGGTCTGAGCATATTAGCTCTTCTGGGAAAAAATACTACTACAATTGTCGAACAGAAGTTTCACAATGGGAAAAACCAAAAGAGTGGCTTGAAAG agaacagagacaaaaagaagcaaacaagaTGGCAGTCAACAGCTTCCCAAAAGATAGGGACTACAGAAGGGAGGTGATGCAAGCAACAGCCACTAGTGGGTTTGCCAGTGGAA TGGAAGACAAGCATTCCAGTGATGCCAGTAGTTTGCTCCCACAGAATATTTTGTCTCAAACAAGCAGACACAATGACAGAGACTACAGACTGCCAAGAGCAGAGACTCACAGTAGTTCTACGCCAGTACAGCACCCCATCAAACCAGTGGTTCATCCAACTGCTACCCCAAGCACTGTTCCTTCTAGTCCATTTACTCTACAGTCTGATCACCAGCCAAAGAAATCATTTGATGCTAATGGAGCATCTACTTTATCAAAACTGCCTACACCCACATCTTCTGTCCCTgcacagaaaacagaaagaaaag AATCTACATCAGGAGACAAATCCATATCACATTCTTGCACAACTCCTTCCACGTCTTCTGCCTCTGGACTGAACCCTACATCTGCACCTCCAACATCTGCTTCAGCAGTCCCTGTTTCTCCTGTTCCACAGTCACCAATACCTCCGTTACTTCAGGACCCAAATCTTCTTAGACAATTGCTTCCTGCTTTGCAAGCCACACTGCAGCTTAATAATTCTAATGTGGacatatctaaaataaatgaag CAGCTGTGACACAAGCCTCACTGCAGTCTATAATTCATAAGTTTCTTACTGCTGGACCATCTGCTTTCAACATAACGTCTCTGATTTCTCAAGCTGCACAGCTCTCTACACAAG CCCAGCCATCTAATCAGTCTCCAATGTCTTTAACGTCTGATGCGTCATCCCCAAGATCATATGTTTCTCCAAGAATAAGCACACCTCAGACTAACACAGTCCCTATCAAACCTTTGATCAGTACTCCTCCTGTTTCATCGCAGCCAAAG GTTAGTACTCCAGTAGTTAAGCAAGGACCAGTGTCACAGTCGGCCACACAGCAGCCTGTATCTGCTGACAAGCAGCAAGGTCATGAACCTGTTTCTCCTCGAAGTCTTCAGCGCTCAAG taGCCAGAGAAGTCCATCACCTGGCCCAAATCATACTTCTAATAGTAATGCATCAAATGCAACAGTTGTACCGCAGAATTCATCTGCCCGACCCACGTGTTCATTCACACCTGCACTAGCAGCACACTTCAATGAAAATCTGATAAAACATGTTCAAGGATGGCCTGCAGATCATGCAGAGAAGCAG GCCTCAAGATTACGCGAAGAAGCGCATAACTTGGGAAGTGTTCACATGTCAGAAATTTGtactgaattaaaaaatttaagatcTTTAGTCCGAGTATGTGAAATTCAAGCCACTTTGCGAGAGCAAag GATACTATTTTTGAGACAACAAATTAAGGAACTTGAAAAGCTAAAAAATCAGAATTCCTTCATGGTGTGA